The Actinomycetota bacterium DNA segment GACGTTGGTGATGGCACCGGTGTAGTCGAGATTCACCTCGAGATTGATGCCGCACTCCGGGCAGAAATGTGCACCCTCAGGTACCGACTTGCTACATGAGGGACATTGACGCATGACCTCAATCTACCGTGCAGGTTGAGCCAGTGCTCCTAGGCGCGCGTCTGGTCCTCGTATTGGGCAGATGTCAGAAGACCGGCAGTCTGCGAGGGATCCGAGATGCGCAATTTGAACAGCCAACCCCCTGCATACGGGGCTTCATTGATCGATTCTGGCGCGCCGTCCAAGTTGTCATTGATGTCGACAACGGTGCCCGAAAGCGGTGCGTAGATATCGCTCACGCTCTTGGTTGATTCGACCTCACCGCACGGTTGTCCGGCATCCACGGTGTCGCCCACTTTCGGCAAGCTCACATAGACAATGTCGCCCAAGGCCTCTTGTGCGTAGTCGGTAATGCCAACTTCAGCAAGATCACCTTCAAGGCGCACCCACTCATGTTCAGTTGTGTAGTGAAGATCCTCGTGAATCACCGTCATCCCTTCGCGCGCTGTCAGTGCGGGAACTATGCCATGCCCTCAGTTGGATGCTGATCGGGTGAGTGCTCGGGCTTGGCGGACGTAGTCGAGTCCGGCCCACCAGTACAAGGCGGTTCCCCATAGCGCAAAGGCCCAGCCTGCAGATGAGGCCAAAGCTCCCCACCAAGTGTCATAGGTACTCAGCAGCAGCGCGGGAAATCCCCACAGCAAGCAGAAAGTCGCAGCCTTGCCGATGACCGTGACCGGCAAGGCCAGCAGACCGGCTCGACGCAGCATCGGCAGGATGCACAAGAGCACCAATTCACGAGCAACCAGCACAGCTACCAGCCACCAAGGGATGATTCCGCGGATAGCCAGCCCGACGATGGTCGCTGCGATGTACAAGCGATCCGCTGCCGGATCGAGGTACTCCCCCAGTTTGCTGCCCTGATTGAGCGCGCGAGCAAGCGCACCATCAAGCCAGTCGGTAATGCCCGCAACCATGAGAAGAAGGACTGCCCACGCGTCGGCTTGTGGAACCAAAACGAGCCAAAGGAACAGTGGCACGCCGAGCAGACGCAAGAAACTGAGTGCGTTCGGCACTGTCCAGATACGCATCTCAGCCATCTCGAACCGCTGCAAATCTTCCATCGTTATAGGTCACACGGACCGGAATTCCAAAGGTGTGGCTGAGTCCGGCGCCAGTCAGAACGTCGGCAATCGGCCCTGAATCCACGACTCCGCCATCCTTCAGGAGTAGAGCGTGAGTGAAGCCCGGTGGAATCTCTTCGACGTGATGCGTAACCAGAATCTGAGTTGGAGCCGTGGGATCTGCCGCCAGGGTTGCCATGCGGGAAACCAGATCCTCACGCCCACCAAGATCCAGACCAGCTCCGGGCTCGTCAAGCATCAACAACTCGGGGTTGGCCATGAGCGCCCGCGCGATCAGCGTCCTTTTGCGCTCGCCTTCTGACAAAGTCGCGAAAGTCCGGTTGGCGAGTTGGTCGATGCCCCAGGCAAACAGCAACTGCGCTGTGCGCATGAGATCCTGACCCTCATATCGTTCCCGCCAACGTCCCGACACTGCGTAGGCACCGGTAAGCACCACATCCGCAACGCGTTCGCCTGGTGGGATATCGCCGATCATTGCGCTGCTGGCCCAGCCGATGAGCGGACGCAGTTCAGCCATGTCCACACTGCCGAGCCGCTCGCCAAGAATCTCGACTTCACCTGAGGTGGGAAACATCCGACCCGATGCCACGAGCATCAATGTGGTCTTGCCAGCGCCATTGGGCCCCAGGATGACCCAGCGCTCCCCCGCTTCAACTTGCCAATTGACCTGATTGACCAAGAGTTTGCGTCCTCTGCGGACCACCACATCCGCACAACTCAGGACTGCAGGCACGCTCCGACCTTAGCCGGACAACAGTGTTGGGGACCGTAACGACTAGCGTTGGATTGTCATGACCACGCAGACCATGCTGATCACCCTTTCGGGTCGAGATCGACCAGGCGTGACCAATCAACTCTTCGCAAGTCTGGACTCTCGGGTCGCTGTGCGCGATATCGAGCAGTTGGTTGTTCGCGACCGACTCGTTCTGGCGGTGCTGCTCGATGTGGAAACCCTTGCTGTAAGCAAGACAGTTCACGTGGTCACAGATCTTGCTGCAGAGCTCGGCTTGGAATTGGCCATTGATCCTCAGATGATCGAACCGCGCCCCACCAAGCGCCAGCGAATCCACGTGACCTTGCTTGGGTCGCCATTGCACCCCGACGCGATTGCTCATGTCACCTCCGCCTTGGCAGACCAGGGCGGAAATATTGACCGCATTCATCGGATCGCGAGCTATCCCGTGACTGCCCTTCTCTTTGAGGTGTCAGGAGCATCATCCTCAGACATGCGTCGCGCACTGGCCGTTGCGGCCAATGAAACTGGCGCCGACATCGCCGTGCAGGAAGCGGGCCTGGAGAGGCGAGGTCAGCACTTGGTAGTGATGGATGTTGATTCCACTGTGATCCAAAACGAGGTGATCGACCTGCTCGCGCAGGAAGCGGGAGTACTCGAGCAGGTTGCCGAGATAACTGAGCGCGCCATGGCAGGACAACTCGACTTCGCTGAGTCCTTGCGCGAGCGCGTTGCCTTGCTCAAGGGTCTGCCAGAGTCAGTAATCGCCAAAGTGCAGGGGCGAATTTCCTTGACGCCAGGCGCCCGCACTCTGTGTAGAACTTTGAATACTTTGGGCTACCGCGTTTGCCTGGTGTCTGGTGGATTCATTGAAGTCATCAGACCCTTGGCGAAAGAACTTGGAGTCGACCGCGTGCGCGCGAATTCCCTAGAAGTCAAGGATGGAATTCTCACAGGATCAGTTGTCGGACCGGTCATCGATCGGCTTGGGAAGAAGCAGGCGCTGGAGGAATTTGCCGAAGAATTCGGCATCCCGATGCGACGAACAATCGCCATCGGCGATGGAGCCAATGACATCGACATGCTCGAAGCGGCCGGATTGGGTGTCGCGTTCAATGCAAAGGCTGCAGCGCGCGATGCAGCAGACACCGCTGTGAATGTGCCCTACTTGGATTCAGTGCTCTACCTGTTGGGGATCTCGCGCGAGGACATCGAAGTGGCCGATGAACGGGCCGGCATTACGACTCCGGCACCACCCATCGCCTGAGTTCAACCCCGGGGCACGACATAGTCAGTGACTCTGGCTGAGGCCCTCGACCATGAGTCATCTTTGAACTCCAGCGCCACAATGGCGCAGGTCGGATATTTCTCGCGCGTCTGCCAAGAATCCAAAGAGTCGTCGGGGTCGCTGAGGAAATCAACCAAGCTTTCCAGTCCCGGATTGTGTCCCACCACAAGAGTGGATTGGCCCATGTCTATGAATGGCGCGATCAAGTTGACGAGTGTTGATACAAGGGCTTCATACACCTGGGGAGCTTGCTGAACCAAAGCATTCGGCAAGGCCGAGCTCACGTGCTGCCAGGTCTGCTGAGCACGAAGAGCGGTGGACGCCAACACTTGGGGCTCGGTTCCAAGAATGTTCGAGCCCTTGCGCACGAACCATTCATTGGCTGCACGTGCATCACGCTCACCGCGCTCGTTCAGCGGGCGATCATGATCGGCAATGCCTCCGGGATACGCAGATTTCGCATGGCGCATCACCACCAATCGTGCGGGCAAGATGGTTAGGCGCCTTGCGAGTGGACTCCCCCGTCGACATGCAGGATTTCGCCTGTCGTCGAGGGGAACCAATCAGACATCAGTGCCACGCAGGCCTTGCCAGCTGGTACTGGATCATCCAGATCCCAGCCGATTGGCGAGCGAGTTGCCCAGACTTCTTCGAAACTATCGAAGCCCGGGATTCCTTTGGCAGCCATCGTGCGAATCGGCCCCGCAGCTACAAGATTGACTCGAATGCCTTGCGGTCCAAGATCACGAGCCAGATAGCGGCAAGTGCTTTCTAGGGCAGCTTTGGCAACACCCATCCAGTCGTACTTTGGCCAAGCAAGGGAGGAATCGAAGTCCAATCCCACCACTGAGCCACCCGGACTCATCATTGGAAGAACGGCCATCGCCAAGGATTTGAATGAGAAGGCCGAGACCTCAATCGCTACCGCGACGTCGGCCCAAGTCGTGTTCAGAAAGTTCCCACCCAGTGCCCCTTGAGGCGCGAATCCAATCGAATGGAGCACCCCATCAACCGATGGGATGTGCTCCTGCAAATTGTCGGCCAGGGAGTCCAAATGCTCCTGGTTCACCACGTCAAGTTCGATTACGGCGGCTTCATTCGGGAGCCGTCCAGCAGCACGCTTGGTCAGCGACAGGCTGCGGCCAAATCCGGTGAGTACGACCGTGGCGCCCTGCTCCTGGGCGAGCCGAGCAGCGGAGAACGCAATTGATTGATCTGTGAGAACTCCGGTGATCACCAGGTTCTTGCCATCCAGAATTCCCACGTTTTTCCTCTCTTGGGGCGTCAGTCGCCCATGCCGAGTCCACCATCGATTGGGATAACCGCGCCGGTGATGTAGCCCGCACCATCACCCACGAGGAATTCCACGACTGTGGCAATTTCTTGCGGTTCAGCATAACGACCAAGCGGAACGATGCTCACGATCTCAGCACGCCGCTCTTCGGGCAATTGCGCTGTCATGTCAGTATTGACAAATCCTGGAGTCAAGACGTTGACAGTGATGCCTCGCCCACCCACTTCGCGTACCAGAGATCGAGCAGCGCCAATCAAACCGGACTTTGCAGCAGAATAATTCACCTGACCTGCAGAGCCGATGATGCCCACGACTGAGGACATGAAGATGATGCGTCCGTAACGGGCCTTGAGCATGTTGCGCAGCGCACGTCTGGCGAGCCTGATCGAACCACCGAGGTTGGTCTGGAGAACAGTGTCGATGTCGTCATCACTCATCCGCATGAGCAAGGTGTCGCGAGTCATGCCCGCGTTGGCAATGAGAATCTCCACCGGCCCGAAGCGAGCTTCGATGGAATCGAATCCCGCATCGATCGATGCCGAATCAGAGACATCCATGGTCACGGCTTCGAGGCCATCTGGTGCAGTGCCCGAACGGGTACCCACCACAACGGTGTAGCCAGCAGCGCGGAGGCATTGAGCGATGCTGAGCCCGATTCCTCTGTTGCCACCAGTAACTAAAGCCACGCGAGACATGGCGTTCCTCTCCGTACGTTAGAGACCGCTTTGATCCTCAAGACGGTATCCAACCTTGAGAGAGACCTGGAAATGATCCACCTCGCCGTCGAGCACATAGCCTCGGACCTGAGACACCTCAAACCAGTCGATGTGCCGAACAGTCTTCGAGGTTCGGCTCACCGCATTGCGAATTGCTTCATCAATTCCCTCGTTGGATGTTCCCACGACTTCGGTGATTCCATAGGTCCGATTCATGCTCGGACCGTACACCGGTCTTGCAAGGCAGGCATAGGCTCTACCTATGAGCACTGAGCCGCTGTCGGGACACCCCCCGGCGGACGCCGACGTCTTCAACATCACTTCAGCACAACGTGCCTTGAGCAGTGAGCAGACCGGTCGAACACGTCGATATCTCGTCTCGATGGGGATTCGAACGGTATGCCTGATTGCAGCAATCGTTACTCCTGGTTGGCCACGTGTCGTGCTCATAGCAGCGGCCGTATCCCTGCCATATCTGGCCGTCGTGATCGCCAATGGCGGACGCGAGAATGATGCCGTTGGCGATCTCGGAGTGCGACCGAGCATGGCGCCACAGCTTGAAGCTGGAAGTCCCCAGATCATCACTGGCGTTATCGCGCCGCCACCCTTTGCTGAACCGCGATAATCGCTGTGCTTGCGCTTCTTCGAACACGTCGATGGATCAGTTTCACCTGCCTCGTAATCTTCACGATCATCGCTTTTGGCTTGTTGAGCCATTGGCAATGGAGTCGAGCTGAGTTCAAGAGGCAAGAACGCCTCGCACTCGAGGCAGCCACCATCGTCACTCCCACACCGCTTCCGACAAATGCTCGACTCCGCGAGGCTGTTGAGTGGAGCCGGTACACGGTAACCGGAGAATTCGACGGCACCAATCAAGTAGTGGTGCGCAAGCGACCACTCAACGGCACCAATGGCTTTTGGGTGATGACTCCTTTCACCGCGCAAAGCGGATCAACCATCTGGGTCAATCGCGGCTGGTTTCAAGCCAAGGGCGCTGCGACGGTCATGCCACTGATTCCTTCGGCACCCGGTGGCACCCAGTCGATCGTTGGCGACTGGCGTAATTTCGAAGTTGCCTCAGCGTCAGATCTTGAAGGCCTGCCAATCGGAATGATTCCTGCAGTGGCACCTGAAGTGCTGCCGATTAGCCAATCAGCTCCAGGCTATCTGCAACTGGTCTCACCAGCGCAAACCGCACTCACGGCCGTTCCAGCCCCAGAGATTGATGAAGGCCAGAACATTTCATACGCCGTGCAATGGTTGCTCTTCGCCGCAGTTGGGCTGGCCGGATGGTTCATATTCCTGCGACGCGAAGCTAGAGATGATGCTCGAATCAAAGAGAAGATTACGACGTCATCGTGAACTGCGTGCGATAGAGATCTGAGTAGAGTCCTTCGAGCATGAGCAATTCGTCATGTGTTCCGCGTTCCACAATGCGGCCATCGGCGACGACAAGAATCTGATCGGCATTGCGGATAGTTGAGAGTCGGTGGGCAATCACCACTGAAGTGCGACCAACCAGGGCATTATCCAGTGCCCGCTGTACGGCCGCTTCGCTTTCGCTATCCAGGTGGGCGGTCGCCTCATCCAAGATGAGCAGACGTGGACTCTTGAGCAGAACTCGCGCCAGCGCAATGCGCTGTTTCTCGCCGCCAGAAAGCCGATGACCACGATCGCCTACTACGGTGTTGAAGCCATTGGGCAATGCGTGAATGAGATCTGCGATCTGTGCGGCCTCGCAGGCTGCGTACAACTCTTCATCGGTGGCCTGCGGGTAGGCGTACCGAAGGTTTGCGCCGATGGTGTCGTGAAAGAGGTGGGCATCTTGAGTGACGACGCCGAGGCCCGCTTGCAGGTCTGATTGACGAACATCACGCACATCGACTCCGCCGACGCAGATAGTGCCGGAACTGACGTCGTACAGGCGAGTGATAAGCGAACTCAAGGTGCTTTTTCCCGCACCTGAAGGACCCACCACTGCCGTCAAACTGCCTGCTGGCACCACAAAGGACATACCGGTCAGCACAGGAACGTTCTCGAAGAATTCCTCTTTACGAGCCACTGACTCAAGCGAGGCCAGCGACACCTGACGCGCAGTGGGATAGGTGAAGGAAACCTCGTCGAAGGTCAACGAGAGTGGGCCCGGCGGAAGTGGGATCGGATTGATCGGATCCAATACAGAGGGGCTGAGATCAAGAACTTCGAACACTCGCTCGAAGGAGACCAATGCGGTCATGATGTCCACCCGAACATTGGACAGCGCTGTGAGCGGGCCATAGAGCTGGGCCAGTAAACCGACCAGGGCCAAGAGAGTCCCCAAAGTCAGGACACCGCTGATCACCAAGTTGCCACCCAGGCCATAGGCCACAGCCGTTGCGAGTGCGGCTGTGAGCGAGAGCGCAGAGAAGAACCAGCGGTTGGCCATCGCCATTTTGATGCCGATATCGCGAACCCTGGCTGACTTTCCGGAGAAGCTGTCCGCCTCCTCGTCTGGACGTCCGAAGAGTTTGACGAGCAGCGCGCCAGCAACATTGAAGCGCTCTGACATCTGGTTGGCCATGTCGGCGTTCAAGCGCATCTGATCACGAGTGAGCTGCTGCAGTTTGCGACCCATCCACCGCGCAGGCAGCAAAAAGACAGGCACGAGTATGAGAGCCGAGATTGTGACCTGCCAGGACAGCAAGAACATCGTGACGAGAACGATCGTCAAGGCGATGAGATTGCCGACCACTCCGCTGAGTGTTGAGGTGAAAGCCTGCTGAGCGCCGATGACATCGCTGTTCAACCGTGAGATGAGCGCACCAGTCTGTGCTCGCGTGAAGAATGCAATCGACTGACGCTGCACGTGATCAAAGACCTCAGTGCGCAAGTGGAAGATGAGTCCTTCGCCAATTTGCGCTGAGAACCAACGAGTGACAAGACCCAGAGCGGCATCGAGAATCGCTAATCCCGCGATGATCAAGGCCGTCACC contains these protein-coding regions:
- the gcvH gene encoding glycine cleavage system protein GcvH; amino-acid sequence: MTVIHEDLHYTTEHEWVRLEGDLAEVGITDYAQEALGDIVYVSLPKVGDTVDAGQPCGEVESTKSVSDIYAPLSGTVVDINDNLDGAPESINEAPYAGGWLFKLRISDPSQTAGLLTSAQYEDQTRA
- a CDS encoding ABC transporter ATP-binding protein, with translation MPAVLSCADVVVRRGRKLLVNQVNWQVEAGERWVILGPNGAGKTTLMLVASGRMFPTSGEVEILGERLGSVDMAELRPLIGWASSAMIGDIPPGERVADVVLTGAYAVSGRWRERYEGQDLMRTAQLLFAWGIDQLANRTFATLSEGERKRTLIARALMANPELLMLDEPGAGLDLGGREDLVSRMATLAADPTAPTQILVTHHVEEIPPGFTHALLLKDGGVVDSGPIADVLTGAGLSHTFGIPVRVTYNDGRFAAVRDG
- the serB gene encoding phosphoserine phosphatase SerB codes for the protein MTTQTMLITLSGRDRPGVTNQLFASLDSRVAVRDIEQLVVRDRLVLAVLLDVETLAVSKTVHVVTDLAAELGLELAIDPQMIEPRPTKRQRIHVTLLGSPLHPDAIAHVTSALADQGGNIDRIHRIASYPVTALLFEVSGASSSDMRRALAVAANETGADIAVQEAGLERRGQHLVVMDVDSTVIQNEVIDLLAQEAGVLEQVAEITERAMAGQLDFAESLRERVALLKGLPESVIAKVQGRISLTPGARTLCRTLNTLGYRVCLVSGGFIEVIRPLAKELGVDRVRANSLEVKDGILTGSVVGPVIDRLGKKQALEEFAEEFGIPMRRTIAIGDGANDIDMLEAAGLGVAFNAKAAARDAADTAVNVPYLDSVLYLLGISREDIEVADERAGITTPAPPIA
- a CDS encoding histidine phosphatase family protein, which produces MPARLVVMRHAKSAYPGGIADHDRPLNERGERDARAANEWFVRKGSNILGTEPQVLASTALRAQQTWQHVSSALPNALVQQAPQVYEALVSTLVNLIAPFIDMGQSTLVVGHNPGLESLVDFLSDPDDSLDSWQTREKYPTCAIVALEFKDDSWSRASARVTDYVVPRG
- the fabI gene encoding enoyl-ACP reductase FabI, producing MGILDGKNLVITGVLTDQSIAFSAARLAQEQGATVVLTGFGRSLSLTKRAAGRLPNEAAVIELDVVNQEHLDSLADNLQEHIPSVDGVLHSIGFAPQGALGGNFLNTTWADVAVAIEVSAFSFKSLAMAVLPMMSPGGSVVGLDFDSSLAWPKYDWMGVAKAALESTCRYLARDLGPQGIRVNLVAAGPIRTMAAKGIPGFDSFEEVWATRSPIGWDLDDPVPAGKACVALMSDWFPSTTGEILHVDGGVHSQGA
- the fabG gene encoding 3-oxoacyl-ACP reductase FabG, which translates into the protein MSRVALVTGGNRGIGLSIAQCLRAAGYTVVVGTRSGTAPDGLEAVTMDVSDSASIDAGFDSIEARFGPVEILIANAGMTRDTLLMRMSDDDIDTVLQTNLGGSIRLARRALRNMLKARYGRIIFMSSVVGIIGSAGQVNYSAAKSGLIGAARSLVREVGGRGITVNVLTPGFVNTDMTAQLPEERRAEIVSIVPLGRYAEPQEIATVVEFLVGDGAGYITGAVIPIDGGLGMGD
- a CDS encoding dodecin family protein, which translates into the protein MNRTYGITEVVGTSNEGIDEAIRNAVSRTSKTVRHIDWFEVSQVRGYVLDGEVDHFQVSLKVGYRLEDQSGL
- a CDS encoding DUF3099 domain-containing protein, whose amino-acid sequence is MSTEPLSGHPPADADVFNITSAQRALSSEQTGRTRRYLVSMGIRTVCLIAAIVTPGWPRVVLIAAAVSLPYLAVVIANGGRENDAVGDLGVRPSMAPQLEAGSPQIITGVIAPPPFAEPR
- a CDS encoding SURF1 family protein — encoded protein: MLALLRTRRWISFTCLVIFTIIAFGLLSHWQWSRAEFKRQERLALEAATIVTPTPLPTNARLREAVEWSRYTVTGEFDGTNQVVVRKRPLNGTNGFWVMTPFTAQSGSTIWVNRGWFQAKGAATVMPLIPSAPGGTQSIVGDWRNFEVASASDLEGLPIGMIPAVAPEVLPISQSAPGYLQLVSPAQTALTAVPAPEIDEGQNISYAVQWLLFAAVGLAGWFIFLRREARDDARIKEKITTSS
- a CDS encoding ABC transporter ATP-binding protein; the encoded protein is MSNHSVWMTMRSMSSDREVLKRELRQGLVRRILSYARPYRVIVVLLLITLMLAALLTVAQPLLFRRIIDDGVSVGDSQVVTVTALIIAGLAILDAALGLVTRWFSAQIGEGLIFHLRTEVFDHVQRQSIAFFTRAQTGALISRLNSDVIGAQQAFTSTLSGVVGNLIALTIVLVTMFLLSWQVTISALILVPVFLLPARWMGRKLQQLTRDQMRLNADMANQMSERFNVAGALLVKLFGRPDEEADSFSGKSARVRDIGIKMAMANRWFFSALSLTAALATAVAYGLGGNLVISGVLTLGTLLALVGLLAQLYGPLTALSNVRVDIMTALVSFERVFEVLDLSPSVLDPINPIPLPPGPLSLTFDEVSFTYPTARQVSLASLESVARKEEFFENVPVLTGMSFVVPAGSLTAVVGPSGAGKSTLSSLITRLYDVSSGTICVGGVDVRDVRQSDLQAGLGVVTQDAHLFHDTIGANLRYAYPQATDEELYAACEAAQIADLIHALPNGFNTVVGDRGHRLSGGEKQRIALARVLLKSPRLLILDEATAHLDSESEAAVQRALDNALVGRTSVVIAHRLSTIRNADQILVVADGRIVERGTHDELLMLEGLYSDLYRTQFTMTS